One part of the Epinephelus fuscoguttatus linkage group LG12, E.fuscoguttatus.final_Chr_v1 genome encodes these proteins:
- the atg101 gene encoding autophagy-related protein 101 encodes MNCRSEVLEVTVEARQVEEAMLSLLHTILLHRSTGKFHYKKEGTYSIGTVGTLDIDCDFIDFSFVRVSSEELDRVIRKAVSEFKDALSNSGSDGMGQISLEFYQKKKSRWPFSDECIPWEVWSIKVNVVNLANEQERQICREKVGEKLGEKVINVVEVINRHEYLPKMPTQSEVDNVFDTSLKDVQPYLYKITYQITDSLGTSVSTTMRRLIKDTLAL; translated from the exons ATGAATTGCCGCTCAGAAGTTCTTGAAGTGACTGTGGAGGCGAGGCAGGTGGAGGAAGCGATGCTGTCGTTACTGCACACCATTTTACTGCATCGCAGCACCGGGAAGTTTCACTACAAAAAGGAGGGCACCTACTCCATAGGGACTGTGGGCACACTGGACATCGACTGCGATTTCATCGATTTCAGCTTTGTCAGGGTGTCCTCGGAGGAGCTGGACAGGGTGATCAGGAAAGCCGTGTCTGAATTCAAG GACGCTTTGAGCAACTCTGGCAGCGATGGCATGGGGCAGATCTCCCTGGAGTTTTACCAGAAGAAGAAGTCTCGCTGGCCTTTCTCCGACGAGTGCATTCCCTGGGAGGTGTGGAGCATCAAGGTCAACGTTGTCAACCTGGCCAACGAGCAGGAGAGACAGATCTGCAGGGAGAAAGTGGGCGAGAAGCTGGGCGAGAAGGTCATCAACGTGGTGGAAGTCATCAACCGGCACGAGTACCTGCCAAAGATGCCCACCCAGTCTGAGGTGGACAATGTTTTTGACACCAGTCTCAAAGATGTGCAGCCCTACCTTTACAAAATCACATACCAGATCACAGACTCTCTGGGTACCTCTGTGAGCACGACAATGAGGAGGCTGATTAAAGATACTCTGGCACTGTGA